Within the Cyanobacteriota bacterium genome, the region TCCCTGGCTGTGGTGGCCTTGCTAGGCGCTGGCCGTGCCCCCACCGCTGGGCCTCTTGAGCTGACAGGGTGATGGCTGGTAAATGGGCGAGGGCTAGCTCTGGGCCGATCAACGGGGTGGTATCGGTAATCGCCTCTAGGGCAATACTGTCAGCTAAGCAAAAGCCGCCGCTGTGGGTGCGTGTGAGGGCGGCAAGGGTGCCTCCAGTTTGGAGTAGATCTCCCATGTCGCGGGCGATCGAGCGAATGTAAGTGCCTGAACTACAGTGAATAGCTACCTCCAGTTCTGGAAAGTCACCTGCCCGCCAGTCCAACACGTCAAGGCGATAAATCTCCACTAATCGGGGTGGCACCTCAATGTCAATCCCTGATCGGGCTAGAGTGTACAGACGCTGGCCACCTACCTGGATAGCACTGTAGCGGGGTGGCAGTTGTTGAATAGTGCCTAGAAATGCAGGCAAGATAGTTTGCACCTGCTCTAGGCTTAGGGTTGGGGT harbors:
- the truB gene encoding tRNA pseudouridine(55) synthase TruB; translation: MQGFLNVNKPAGITSHDCVAQLRKVLKIRQIGHGGTLDPAAVGVLPIAVGKATRLLQFLPPEKAYRAVIRFGLRTTTDDLEGEVMECRPTPTLSLEQVQTILPAFLGTIQQLPPRYSAIQVGGQRLYTLARSGIDIEVPPRLVEIYRLDVLDWRAGDFPELEVAIHCSSGTYIRSIARDMGDLLQTGGTLAALTRTHSGGFCLADSIALEAITDTTPLIGPELALAHLPAITLSAQEAQRWGHGQRLARPPQPGMLPGACRVLDENDRFLGIGDWQSIELGWRLQPKVVYG